The following are from one region of the Salvelinus fontinalis isolate EN_2023a chromosome 5, ASM2944872v1, whole genome shotgun sequence genome:
- the LOC129854806 gene encoding basic proline-rich protein-like translates to PPPPPPPPPLPPPPPPPPPPPPPPPPLLPPPPLPPPLPPPPPPPPLPPPPPPPPPPPPPLPPPPPPPPPPPPPPPPPPPPPPPPPPPPPPPPPPPPPPPPPPPPPPLPPPPLPPPPPPPPPPPLPPPPPPPHPSPTPLPLPPPPPPPPPPPPPPPPPPPPPPPPPPPPPPPPPPPPPPLPPPPLPLPPPPPPPPPPPPPPPLPPPLPPPPPPPPPPPPPPPPPPPLPPPPPPPPPPPPPPPPPPPPPPLPPPPPPPPPPLPPPPPPPPPPPPPPPPPPPPPPPPPPPPPPPPPPPPPPPPPPPPPPLPPPPPPPPPPPPPPPPPPPPPLPPPPPPPPPPLPPPPPPPPPPPPPPPPPPPPPPPPPPPPPPPPPPPPPPPPPLPPPLPPPPPPPPPPPPPPPPPPLPPPPPPPLPPPPPPPPPPPPPPPPPPPPPPPPPPPPPPPPTPPPQPPPPPPPPPPLPLPPPPPPPPPPPPLPPPPPPPPPPPPPPPLPPPPPPPPPPPPPPPPPPPPPPPPPPPPPPPPPPPPL, encoded by the exons ccaccaccaccaccaccaccaccaccactaccaccaccaccaccaccaccaccaccaccaccaccaccaccaccaccactactaccaccaccaccactaccaccaccactaccaccaccaccaccaccaccaccactaccaccaccaccaccaccaccaccaccaccaccaccaccactaccaccaccaccaccaccaccaccaccaccaccaccaccacctcctccaccaccaccaccaccaccaccaccaccaccaccaccaccaccaccaccacctccaccaccaccaccaccaccaccaccaccaccaccaccactaccaccaccaccactacctcctccaccaccaccaccaccaccaccaccactacctcctcctccaccaccaccacacccatccccaacaccactaccactaccaccaccaccaccaccaccaccaccaccaccaccaccaccaccaccaccaccaccaccaccac caccaccaccaccaccaccaccaccaccaccaccaccaccaccaccaccactaccaccaccaccactaccactaccaccaccaccaccacctcctccaccaccaccaccaccaccaccactaccaccaccactaccaccaccaccaccaccacctcctcctccaccaccaccaccaccaccaccaccaccactaccaccaccaccaccaccaccaccaccacctcctcctcctcctccaccaccaccaccaccaccaccactaccaccaccaccaccaccaccaccaccaccactaccaccaccaccaccaccaccaccaccacctccaccaccaccaccaccaccaccaccaccaccaccaccaccaccaccacc accaccaccaccaccaccacctcctcctccaccaccaccaccaccaccaccaccaccactaccaccaccaccaccaccaccaccaccacctcctcctcctcctccaccaccaccaccaccaccactaccaccaccaccaccaccaccaccaccaccactaccaccaccaccaccaccaccaccaccacctccaccaccaccaccaccaccaccaccaccaccaccaccaccaccacc accaccaccaccaccacctcctccaccaccaccaccaccaccaccactaccaccaccactaccaccaccaccaccaccacctcctcctccaccaccaccaccaccaccaccaccactaccaccaccaccaccaccaccactaccaccaccaccaccaccaccaccaccaccacctcctcctcctcctccaccaccaccaccaccaccaccaccaccaccaccaccaccaccaccaccaactccaccaccacaaccaccaccaccaccaccacctccaccaccactaccactaccaccaccaccaccaccaccaccaccaccaccaccactaccaccaccaccaccaccaccaccaccaccaccaccaccaccaccactaccaccaccaccaccaccaccaccaccaccaccaccaccaccaccaccaccacctccaccaccaccaccaccaccaccaccaccaccacctcc